In Triticum aestivum cultivar Chinese Spring unplaced genomic scaffold, IWGSC CS RefSeq v2.1 scaffold119850, whole genome shotgun sequence, one genomic interval encodes:
- the LOC123176178 gene encoding uncharacterized protein (The sequence of the model RefSeq protein was modified relative to this genomic sequence to represent the inferred CDS: added 76 bases not found in genome assembly) yields MSHLQRGEGGAGRRCTARLRYQIHASDEGSGPARSRTTRLHPQIKHDEDGAGVACNRRSRKRHHRRGKRLRARTHASEEGDGTSRETPASLPDSEDMLREILLRLPLDLYSLPRASAVCKQWRGILADPKFLRRFYAHHRKPPLLGFFHYGSTQIAFMPVLAPAPDRITPGRFSLGHYSKCILLDSRHGRALVLDLQHEEVVVCDPITNKHHRVPIPPEFTECFFNAAVLCAASYQGHVHGGCHLCPFKVVLVSYRDNTHPYASVYSSETTTWGNVISTVASDDTIFGPCCSTLVDNVLYWPAK; encoded by the coding sequence ATGAGCCACCTCCAACGCGGCGAGGGTGGCGCCGGCCGCCGCTGCACAGCGCGCCTCCGTTACCAGATCCATGCGAGCGACGAGGGATCCGGACCGGCTCGCTCACGCACCACGCGCCTCCATCCCCAAATCAAACACGACGAGGATGGCGCCGGAGTGGCCTGCAACCGCCGCAGCCGTAAGCGCCACCATCGGCGCGGTAAGCGCCTCCGCGCCCGGACCCACGCTAGCGAGGAGGGCGACGGCACCTCGCGGGAGACACCTGCCTCCCTGCCGGACAGCGAAGATATGCTCCGGGAGATCCTCCTCCGGCTCCCCCTGGACCTATACTCTCTCCCCCGCGCCTCCGCCGTGTGCAAGCAGTGGCGAGGCATCCTCGCCGACCCCAAGTTCCTCCGCCGGTTCTACGCGCACCACCGCAAGCCGCCCCTCCTTGGCTTCTTCCATTACGGCAGCACACAGATTGCGTTCATGCCCGTCCTGGCCCCTGCTCCCGACCGCATCACCCCTGGGCGCTTCTCCCTTGGACACTATAGCAAATGCATCCTGCTTGATTCTCGCCACGGCCGCGCCCTCGTCTTAGACTTGCAGCATGAAGAGGTCGTCGTTTGTGACCCTATCACCAACAAACATCACCGCGTGCCCATTCCGCCTGAGTTCACCGAATGCTTCTTTAACGCGGCAGTGCTTTGTGCTGCTAGCTACCAGGGCCATGTGCACGGCGGCTGCCACTTATGCCCCTTCAAGGTGGTCTTGGTGTCCTATAGAGACAATACGCACCCCTATGCAAGCGTTTACTCCTCGGAGACTACCACATGGGGCAATGTCATCTCAAC